One Ovis aries strain OAR_USU_Benz2616 breed Rambouillet chromosome 4, ARS-UI_Ramb_v3.0, whole genome shotgun sequence DNA window includes the following coding sequences:
- the TMEM139 gene encoding transmembrane protein 139 isoform X2 has product MVPGQLWGKLEKPLLFLCCTSFLLGLALLGIRPDITPVAYFLLSLGGFFLLGCLLACFLEWGSRSVQTESPGASSNARDNEAFEVPTYVEATVTEPQPQPHPQELDQPPSYSSIVIPPGLEEGQPNHPEEPRRARLDRRVGSEGSVTSASPRRPPVSLRLRWSRAASTVPDLQTLWTTPRLEPLTPPPAYEVSCDHSDDDVFYGNNWTPP; this is encoded by the exons ATGGTGCCAGGCCagctgtgggggaaactggagAAGCCGCTTCTCTTCCTGTGCTGCACCTCCTTCCTCCTGGGGCTGGCTTTGCTGGGGATACGGCCGGACATCACCCCTGTGGCTTATTTCCTTCTCAGCTTGGGTGGCTTCTTTTTGTTGGGCTGCCTCCTGGCCTGTTTTTTGGAATGGGGGTCTCGATCAGTGCAGACCGAGAGCCCAGGGGCCTCCAGCAATGCACG ggACAACGAAGCCTTTGAGGTGCCAACCTATGTCGAAGCCACAGTGACGGAGCCACAGCCACAGCCGCACCCCCAAGAGCTGGACCAACCCCCCTCTTACAGCAGCATTGTAATCCCCCCAGGACTTGAGGAAGGACAGCCTAACCACCCAGAGGAGCCCAGGAGAGCCAGACTGGACAGGCGAGTGGGCTCAGAGGGGTCTGTGACCTCAGCAAGTCCTAGAAGACCTCCAGTCAGCCTGCGGCTTCGGTGGTCACGGGCTGCGTCCACTGTTCCTGATTTGCAGACCTTGTGGACAACCCCCAGATTGGAACCTCTGACTCCACCCCCTGCCTATGAAGTCAGCTGTGATCACTCTGATGATGATGTTTTCTATGGAAACAACTGGACACCCCCCTAA
- the TMEM139 gene encoding transmembrane protein 139 isoform X1, translated as MPTASLDTTAVCLFAGAWGGAMVPGQLWGKLEKPLLFLCCTSFLLGLALLGIRPDITPVAYFLLSLGGFFLLGCLLACFLEWGSRSVQTESPGASSNARDNEAFEVPTYVEATVTEPQPQPHPQELDQPPSYSSIVIPPGLEEGQPNHPEEPRRARLDRRVGSEGSVTSASPRRPPVSLRLRWSRAASTVPDLQTLWTTPRLEPLTPPPAYEVSCDHSDDDVFYGNNWTPP; from the exons ATGCCAACTGCTAGTTTGGACACAACAGCTGTGTGTCTTTTtgcaggagcctggggaggggccATGGTGCCAGGCCagctgtgggggaaactggagAAGCCGCTTCTCTTCCTGTGCTGCACCTCCTTCCTCCTGGGGCTGGCTTTGCTGGGGATACGGCCGGACATCACCCCTGTGGCTTATTTCCTTCTCAGCTTGGGTGGCTTCTTTTTGTTGGGCTGCCTCCTGGCCTGTTTTTTGGAATGGGGGTCTCGATCAGTGCAGACCGAGAGCCCAGGGGCCTCCAGCAATGCACG ggACAACGAAGCCTTTGAGGTGCCAACCTATGTCGAAGCCACAGTGACGGAGCCACAGCCACAGCCGCACCCCCAAGAGCTGGACCAACCCCCCTCTTACAGCAGCATTGTAATCCCCCCAGGACTTGAGGAAGGACAGCCTAACCACCCAGAGGAGCCCAGGAGAGCCAGACTGGACAGGCGAGTGGGCTCAGAGGGGTCTGTGACCTCAGCAAGTCCTAGAAGACCTCCAGTCAGCCTGCGGCTTCGGTGGTCACGGGCTGCGTCCACTGTTCCTGATTTGCAGACCTTGTGGACAACCCCCAGATTGGAACCTCTGACTCCACCCCCTGCCTATGAAGTCAGCTGTGATCACTCTGATGATGATGTTTTCTATGGAAACAACTGGACACCCCCCTAA